A window from Actinomycetospora corticicola encodes these proteins:
- a CDS encoding methyltransferase domain-containing protein, with protein MDHDRAPAAPGGGTRARARLSEPGSPVCTPDWLTLREPADHAARSESLAVELDRWLGSDETVGSDDTVVVRDLGCGTGSMGRWLAPRLRAPQQWFVHDRDADLARRAAASLPVPATPVVGNVESIDLTGTDVVVCSALLDLLTADGLEALVDACAAAGAAVLFTLSVSGRVRFDPVDPEDARLAAAFDAHQRRDRLAGPDAADLAADALARAGHVVRREPSPWRLAGGSDGSRPLAEEWLRGWLDAAAVQDPSLDVDGYLPRRLAAPFAVEVGHTDVLGLPR; from the coding sequence GTGGATCACGACCGTGCACCGGCTGCGCCCGGCGGTGGAACCCGGGCCAGGGCCCGCCTGAGCGAGCCCGGCTCCCCCGTCTGCACCCCGGACTGGCTGACGCTGCGCGAGCCCGCCGACCACGCCGCCCGGTCGGAGTCGCTCGCCGTCGAGCTGGACCGGTGGCTGGGGTCGGACGAGACGGTGGGGTCGGACGACACGGTGGTGGTGCGAGACCTCGGGTGCGGGACCGGCTCGATGGGGCGGTGGCTCGCCCCACGGCTGCGCGCGCCGCAGCAGTGGTTCGTCCACGACCGCGACGCCGATCTGGCCCGCCGGGCCGCCGCGTCGCTGCCCGTCCCGGCCACCCCCGTCGTCGGGAACGTGGAGTCGATCGACCTGACCGGGACCGACGTGGTCGTCTGCTCCGCGCTGCTCGACCTGCTCACCGCGGACGGGCTCGAGGCGCTCGTCGACGCCTGTGCCGCGGCCGGGGCGGCGGTGCTGTTCACGCTGTCGGTGTCCGGGCGGGTCCGTTTCGACCCGGTCGATCCCGAGGACGCCCGGCTCGCGGCGGCGTTCGACGCGCATCAGCGTCGTGACCGCCTCGCGGGGCCGGACGCCGCCGACCTGGCCGCCGACGCACTCGCGCGGGCCGGGCACGTGGTCCGGCGGGAGCCGTCCCCCTGGCGGCTCGCGGGCGGGAGCGACGGCAGTCGGCCGCTCGCCGAGGAGTGGCTGCGCGGCTGGCTGGACGCCGCGGCCGTGCAGGACCCGTCGCTCGACGTGGACGGTTACCTCCCGCGGCGGCTGGCGGCGCCGTTCGCGGTCGAGGTGGGCCACACCGACGTCCTGGGGCTGCCGCGGTGA
- a CDS encoding lysylphosphatidylglycerol synthase domain-containing protein, protein MKVVRLLVGALLVGAVVVHLGTGAVLDGLRAVSGGAVLAALGIGLVTTAAAAARWCLVARGVGLRLRFPRALADCYRAQFLNSVLPAGVLGDVHRAVDHGRRNADVARGVRAVVIERVAGQVVVVAACAVLLIALPAPVRDRVEPVTVLWVLAVAAAVALAVVPWVRRRPDVVVPAQRTGSAPGSVPGSVPVSVPGQRTGPMAGSAVGSSRAGQVAGPAAASGRGWVDPVVRAVAAFGADLRAGLFRRGTGPGVVVLSLVATAGHLALLAVAAGPVAPVEVLLPLLALALLAMGLPINVGGWGPREAMMAASFGAAGLGAAAGLTAAVTYGVLALVSCAPGLGVLLLGRVALPRPADRDTAAVPNSGRLTYRTRPASVA, encoded by the coding sequence GTGAAGGTGGTCAGGCTGCTGGTCGGGGCGCTGCTGGTGGGCGCGGTCGTCGTGCACCTCGGGACGGGCGCGGTGCTGGACGGACTGCGCGCGGTGTCGGGCGGTGCGGTGCTCGCGGCCCTCGGGATCGGGCTGGTGACGACGGCGGCCGCGGCGGCCCGGTGGTGCCTGGTCGCGCGTGGGGTGGGGCTGCGGCTGCGCTTCCCGCGGGCGCTGGCCGACTGCTACCGCGCCCAGTTCCTCAATTCGGTGCTGCCCGCCGGGGTGCTCGGTGACGTGCACCGGGCCGTCGACCACGGGCGGCGCAACGCCGACGTGGCGCGCGGGGTGCGGGCGGTGGTGATCGAGCGGGTCGCGGGCCAGGTGGTGGTGGTCGCGGCGTGTGCGGTGCTGCTGATCGCCCTGCCGGCGCCGGTGCGGGACCGCGTGGAGCCGGTGACGGTGCTGTGGGTGCTCGCCGTGGCGGCGGCGGTGGCCCTCGCGGTGGTGCCGTGGGTGCGGCGGCGCCCGGACGTGGTGGTCCCGGCGCAGCGGACCGGCTCGGCGCCGGGGTCGGTCCCGGGGTCGGTCCCGGTGTCGGTCCCGGGGCAACGGACCGGCCCGATGGCGGGGTCGGCGGTGGGTTCCTCGAGGGCCGGGCAGGTGGCCGGGCCGGCGGCGGCGTCCGGTCGGGGGTGGGTCGACCCGGTGGTGCGGGCGGTGGCCGCGTTCGGGGCCGACCTGCGGGCCGGGCTGTTCCGCCGCGGGACCGGACCCGGCGTCGTGGTCCTCTCGCTCGTCGCGACGGCCGGGCACCTGGCGCTGCTGGCCGTCGCCGCGGGACCGGTCGCACCGGTCGAGGTGCTGCTGCCCCTCCTCGCGCTCGCCCTGCTCGCGATGGGGCTGCCGATCAACGTGGGCGGCTGGGGACCGCGCGAGGCGATGATGGCCGCGTCGTTCGGTGCTGCGGGCCTCGGAGCCGCGGCGGGCCTGACCGCCGCGGTGACCTATGGCGTCCTCGCCCTCGTCTCGTGTGCGCCGGGCCTGGGGGTGCTCCTGCTCGGCCGAGTCGCGCTGCCCCGTCCGGCGGATCGGGACACGGCCGCTGTGCCGAACTCCGGTCGCCTCACATATCGGACACGTCCCGCGTCAGTAGCGTGA
- a CDS encoding histidine phosphatase family protein, with amino-acid sequence MLILVRHGQTQANRHGLMLGRADPPLCDSGLEQAAVLARGLPRPARLVCSPLVRARQTAACFGVPVELDDRWIEMDYGRLDGCAASELDAAGWQAWRDDPHHVPAGGESMAAVGERVRDACADLVADAAAADVVVVSHVSPIKAAIAWALGVGDEVAWRMWVEDAAVCRIDTSGSTPRLLAFNDHAVHAAALQPSR; translated from the coding sequence ATGCTCATCCTCGTGCGCCACGGCCAGACGCAGGCGAACCGCCACGGGTTGATGCTGGGCCGCGCCGACCCGCCGTTGTGCGACTCGGGGCTCGAGCAGGCCGCGGTCCTCGCCCGGGGCCTGCCGCGTCCGGCCCGGCTCGTGTGCAGCCCGCTCGTCCGGGCCCGCCAGACCGCCGCGTGCTTCGGGGTGCCGGTGGAGCTCGACGACCGGTGGATCGAGATGGACTACGGCCGGCTCGACGGCTGCGCGGCCTCGGAGCTCGACGCCGCCGGGTGGCAGGCGTGGCGCGACGACCCGCACCACGTCCCGGCCGGCGGGGAGTCGATGGCCGCCGTCGGCGAGCGGGTGCGGGACGCCTGCGCCGACCTCGTGGCGGACGCGGCCGCGGCGGACGTCGTGGTGGTCAGCCACGTCTCCCCCATCAAGGCGGCGATCGCGTGGGCGCTCGGGGTCGGCGACGAGGTCGCGTGGCGGATGTGGGTCGAGGACGCGGCGGTGTGTCGGATCGACACGTCCGGCTCCACCCCACGGCTGCTCGCCTTCAACGACCACGCCGTCCACGCCGCGGCACTCCAGCCCTCGCGGTAG
- a CDS encoding dihydrofolate reductase family protein, which translates to MTPEDIMHIVVTAFTSLDGVVQAPGGPDEDRDGGFAHGGWSMRYFDPEVMGAAWNDALASADAMLFGRRTWEVSGPVWSAQAGDPFADRMNAIPKYVVSRSLTDASAWANSTVLADPRRLPEGEGRLLVMGSPSVVRELVDADLVDEYRLMIEPVLLGGGKSIFPTTGNSRGLELVEATTAATGTLVCTYRKA; encoded by the coding sequence ATGACACCGGAGGACATCATGCACATCGTCGTCACCGCCTTCACCAGCCTCGACGGCGTCGTCCAGGCACCCGGCGGCCCCGACGAGGATCGTGACGGCGGATTTGCCCACGGCGGCTGGTCGATGCGCTACTTCGACCCGGAGGTGATGGGCGCGGCCTGGAACGACGCGCTCGCCTCGGCCGACGCGATGCTGTTCGGTCGGCGGACCTGGGAGGTGTCGGGGCCGGTGTGGTCGGCCCAGGCCGGCGACCCGTTCGCCGACCGCATGAACGCCATCCCGAAGTACGTCGTGAGCCGCTCCCTCACCGACGCGAGCGCGTGGGCGAACTCGACCGTGCTCGCCGACCCGCGTCGCCTGCCCGAGGGGGAGGGGCGGCTGCTGGTGATGGGCAGCCCGTCGGTCGTCCGCGAGCTCGTCGACGCCGACCTCGTCGACGAGTACCGCCTCATGATCGAGCCGGTGCTCCTCGGCGGCGGGAAGTCCATCTTCCCGACGACGGGGAACAGCCGCGGCCTCGAACTGGTCGAGGCCACGACGGCCGCCACCGGCACGCTCGTCTGCACCTACCGGAAGGCGTGA
- a CDS encoding putative immunity protein, protein MIFSSDRDPRLVTIHRGGTLTDEDHHLLALWAATCAEHVVGLFEAVRPDDARPREAIEAVRAWVRGELRMMESRALGGHAMGAARDLSGAARFAAYAAGQAGAVAHVAEHDLGAAAYAIKAVRESVAADEREDAGRQECAWQRAQLPEAVRELVLSDQERRNHLCWSVFT, encoded by the coding sequence GTGATCTTCTCGAGCGACCGTGACCCGCGGCTGGTGACGATCCACCGCGGCGGGACCCTGACCGACGAGGACCACCATCTCCTGGCCCTGTGGGCGGCGACGTGTGCCGAGCACGTGGTCGGGCTCTTCGAGGCGGTCCGGCCCGACGACGCCCGGCCGCGCGAAGCGATCGAGGCGGTCCGCGCCTGGGTGCGGGGTGAGCTCCGGATGATGGAGTCCCGGGCGCTCGGGGGTCACGCGATGGGTGCCGCACGCGACCTGTCCGGCGCGGCCCGGTTCGCCGCCTACGCGGCCGGCCAGGCAGGAGCGGTCGCCCACGTCGCCGAGCACGACCTCGGCGCGGCCGCCTACGCGATCAAGGCGGTGCGCGAGTCGGTGGCGGCGGACGAGCGCGAGGACGCCGGACGCCAGGAATGCGCCTGGCAGCGGGCCCAGCTGCCCGAGGCCGTGCGCGAGCTCGTGCTGTCCGACCAGGAGCGCCGCAACCACCTGTGCTGGTCGGTCTTCACCTGA
- the nhaA gene encoding Na+/H+ antiporter NhaA, with protein sequence MTDTTLRGPSRFHGVLERIAEARRGDSSETLAAVFLLVATLLALIWANSPWGWTYDVFWHGHIAISIAGTGIDLDLQHWVNDGLMALFFFVIGLEVKRELAIGELRDRSQAAVPLAAAIAGLALPAVLFLLLNPSGPAAAAWGVVISTDTAFLLGALAVVGPGRAERLRIFLLTLAVADDVGALAIIALVYTDELHWIPLLVAVVGLAAVWQLRRLQVWRGGGYLVVSLVTWVALHESGVHATLAGVLIALLLPVYPPRRREVERAAELTRRFRQSPNPEYARTARLGLDRAVSVNERLMQLFQPYTAFIIVPLFALANAGVALDGETLAAAATSPLTWGIVLGLVVGKFIGISGATALLRRKLPPGLTMPQVAGGAALSGIGFTISLFIVDLALADEPALADQARIGVLAASALALVLGTVVFKAAPQPEGPSLDLLRPVDPKRDHIRGPVDAPLTIVEYADFECPFCGKATGGIRQVREHFGDRLRYVFRHFPLHEYHPDAQQAAEFAEAAAEQGRFWEAHDHFFAHADALDRDSLYAHATALGLDQDRLEEDLRDGDTANRVSDDEIDARTSELPGTPTFFLGVTGRTPQRLEGPHDAATLIAALEAMEAAASR encoded by the coding sequence ATGACCGATACCACCCTGCGCGGACCCAGCCGCTTCCACGGGGTCCTCGAACGCATCGCCGAAGCCCGGCGGGGCGACTCGTCGGAGACCCTCGCCGCGGTGTTCCTGCTGGTCGCGACGCTGCTCGCCCTCATCTGGGCCAACTCGCCGTGGGGCTGGACCTACGACGTCTTCTGGCACGGCCACATCGCGATCTCGATCGCCGGGACGGGCATCGACCTCGACCTGCAGCACTGGGTCAACGACGGCCTGATGGCGCTGTTCTTCTTCGTCATCGGGCTGGAGGTCAAGCGGGAACTGGCGATCGGGGAGCTGCGCGACCGGTCGCAGGCCGCGGTCCCGCTCGCGGCGGCGATCGCCGGGCTGGCCCTGCCGGCGGTGCTGTTCCTGCTGCTGAACCCGTCGGGACCGGCGGCCGCCGCGTGGGGCGTGGTCATCTCCACCGACACCGCGTTCCTGCTGGGGGCGCTCGCCGTCGTCGGGCCGGGGCGGGCCGAGCGGCTCCGGATCTTCCTGCTGACGCTCGCGGTCGCCGACGACGTCGGGGCGCTCGCGATCATCGCGCTGGTCTACACCGACGAGCTCCACTGGATCCCGCTGCTGGTCGCGGTCGTGGGGCTCGCCGCGGTGTGGCAGCTGCGCCGCCTGCAGGTCTGGCGCGGCGGGGGCTACCTCGTGGTGTCGCTGGTGACGTGGGTGGCGCTGCACGAGTCGGGCGTGCACGCGACGCTCGCCGGGGTCCTGATCGCCCTGCTGCTGCCGGTCTACCCGCCGCGGCGCCGCGAGGTGGAGCGGGCCGCGGAGCTCACGCGCCGGTTCCGGCAGTCACCGAACCCGGAGTACGCCCGCACCGCGCGGCTCGGGCTGGACCGGGCGGTGAGCGTCAACGAACGCCTCATGCAGCTCTTCCAGCCCTACACGGCGTTCATCATCGTGCCGCTGTTCGCCCTGGCCAACGCGGGTGTCGCGCTCGACGGCGAGACCCTGGCCGCCGCCGCGACCTCGCCGCTGACCTGGGGCATCGTCCTCGGCCTCGTCGTCGGGAAGTTCATCGGGATCAGCGGGGCCACCGCGCTGCTCAGGCGGAAGCTGCCGCCCGGGCTGACCATGCCGCAGGTCGCGGGCGGGGCGGCGCTCTCCGGGATCGGGTTCACGATCTCGCTCTTCATCGTCGACCTCGCGCTCGCCGACGAGCCGGCGCTGGCCGACCAGGCCCGCATCGGCGTGCTGGCCGCCTCGGCGCTCGCGCTGGTGCTCGGCACCGTGGTGTTCAAGGCCGCCCCGCAGCCCGAGGGTCCGTCCCTCGACCTGCTCCGCCCGGTCGACCCGAAGCGGGACCACATCCGCGGACCGGTCGACGCCCCGCTGACGATCGTCGAGTACGCCGACTTCGAGTGCCCGTTCTGCGGGAAGGCGACCGGCGGCATCCGGCAGGTCCGGGAGCACTTCGGCGACCGGCTGCGCTACGTCTTCCGGCACTTCCCGCTGCACGAGTACCACCCCGATGCGCAGCAGGCGGCCGAGTTCGCCGAGGCGGCCGCCGAGCAGGGCCGGTTCTGGGAGGCGCACGACCACTTCTTCGCCCACGCCGACGCGCTCGACCGCGACAGCCTCTACGCGCACGCCACGGCGCTCGGCCTCGACCAGGACCGGCTCGAGGAGGACCTGCGCGACGGCGACACCGCCAACCGGGTCTCCGACGACGAGATCGACGCACGGACCAGCGAGCTGCCCGGCACCCCGACGTTCTTCCTCGGGGTCACCGGCCGGACCCCGCAGCGCCTCGAGGGGCCGCACGACGCCGCGACCCTCATCGCCGCGCTGGAGGCGATGGAGGCCGCGGCGAGCCGGTGA
- the serA gene encoding phosphoglycerate dehydrogenase codes for MKVLLLENIHPTAAEAFRRAGLEVDARPGSLSGAELVDALEGVSLLGIRSNTTVTAEVLDAGKDLLAVGCFCIGTNQVDLASAAQRGIAVFNAPFSNTRSVVELVLGEIIALARRLTEKTQRMHEGIWDKSAKGSHEIRRRTLGIVGYGNIGTQLSNVAEAVGLRVIFFDTADRLAHGNATRVGSLEELLAEADVVSLHVDGRPGNAGLFGAEQFAAMKPRSIFINASRGMVVDYDALRECILSGHVAGAAIDVFPVEPKAQGDAFESPLRGLDNVILTPHVGGSTAEAQEEIGHFVSTKLLGFVGGGSTALSVNLPEVMPPNPPGAYRMGYLHSSEPGVLAGLNKLLADSGANVIGQALSTRGEQGYVVTDTDKPLAEHVLTELNRAPQTLWLRFWEPQV; via the coding sequence GTGAAGGTGCTCCTGCTCGAGAACATCCACCCGACCGCTGCCGAGGCGTTCCGCCGCGCCGGGCTCGAGGTCGACGCGCGGCCCGGGTCCCTGTCCGGTGCCGAGCTCGTCGACGCGCTCGAGGGGGTGTCCCTGCTCGGGATCCGCTCCAACACCACCGTCACCGCCGAGGTGCTCGACGCCGGCAAGGACCTGCTCGCGGTCGGCTGCTTCTGCATCGGGACCAACCAGGTCGACCTCGCCTCCGCCGCCCAGCGCGGGATCGCGGTGTTCAACGCGCCGTTCTCCAACACCCGCAGCGTCGTCGAGCTCGTCCTCGGCGAGATCATCGCGCTCGCGCGGCGGCTCACCGAGAAGACCCAGCGCATGCACGAGGGCATCTGGGACAAGTCGGCCAAGGGCAGCCACGAGATCCGCCGTCGCACGCTCGGCATCGTCGGCTACGGCAACATCGGCACCCAGCTGTCGAACGTCGCCGAGGCCGTCGGCCTCCGGGTGATCTTCTTCGACACCGCCGACCGTCTCGCGCACGGCAACGCGACCCGGGTGGGCTCGCTGGAGGAGCTGCTCGCCGAGGCGGACGTGGTCAGCCTCCACGTCGACGGCCGGCCCGGGAACGCGGGCCTGTTCGGCGCCGAGCAGTTCGCCGCGATGAAGCCACGGTCGATCTTCATCAACGCCTCGCGCGGCATGGTCGTCGACTACGACGCCCTGCGCGAGTGCATCCTCTCCGGGCACGTCGCGGGCGCGGCGATCGACGTGTTCCCGGTGGAGCCGAAGGCCCAGGGTGACGCGTTCGAGTCGCCGCTGAGGGGCCTCGACAACGTCATCCTCACCCCGCACGTCGGCGGCTCGACCGCCGAGGCGCAGGAGGAGATCGGGCACTTCGTGTCCACCAAGCTCCTGGGCTTCGTGGGTGGCGGGTCGACCGCGCTGTCGGTCAACCTCCCCGAGGTCATGCCGCCGAACCCGCCCGGGGCCTACCGGATGGGCTACCTGCACTCCAGCGAGCCGGGTGTCCTCGCCGGCCTGAACAAGCTGCTCGCGGACAGCGGCGCCAACGTCATCGGGCAGGCACTGTCCACCCGCGGGGAGCAGGGCTACGTCGTCACCGACACCGACAAGCCGCTCGCCGAGCACGTGCTCACCGAGCTGAACCGGGCCCCGCAGACCCTGTGGCTCCGGTTCTGGGAGCCGCAGGTCTGA
- a CDS encoding PfkB family carbohydrate kinase: MSEPGGAPVVAVVGAVPGALADAAVAAARLGADVRLVGHAGDERQVGDLAAEGVDVAAVSTADHLDADPVRHTLEAIGGLGAVLVGTDVSAAVVAAAVGTAAQRQVPCVLDPDPVIPTVIGLLDLGAVLTPDAGELADLVRRGAGPEVPDRAPAEAAATLHSWSGAPVVVTLGAEGVLLAADGRVRRLPAHPVRAVDPTGAKSALLGALALLLAAGEELTDALEVAVVAAGLAVGAPGGRSSLPDGDALQAALDD, encoded by the coding sequence GTGAGCGAACCCGGTGGTGCCCCCGTCGTCGCCGTGGTCGGCGCCGTGCCCGGTGCCCTCGCCGACGCGGCCGTCGCGGCGGCCCGGCTGGGGGCGGACGTCCGGCTGGTGGGTCACGCCGGCGACGAGCGGCAGGTCGGTGACCTCGCCGCCGAGGGGGTCGACGTCGCCGCGGTGAGCACGGCGGACCACCTCGACGCGGACCCCGTTCGGCACACCCTGGAGGCCATCGGGGGCCTGGGCGCCGTGCTGGTCGGCACCGACGTCTCGGCAGCCGTCGTGGCGGCCGCGGTGGGCACGGCGGCCCAGCGGCAGGTCCCGTGTGTGCTCGACCCGGACCCCGTGATCCCCACGGTCATCGGCCTGCTCGACCTCGGGGCCGTGCTGACCCCGGACGCCGGGGAGCTCGCCGACCTGGTGCGCCGCGGCGCGGGGCCGGAGGTCCCGGACCGGGCGCCCGCCGAGGCCGCCGCGACGCTGCACTCCTGGAGCGGCGCACCCGTCGTCGTGACCCTCGGGGCCGAGGGGGTGCTGCTCGCGGCCGACGGGCGGGTGCGGCGGCTCCCGGCACACCCGGTCCGGGCCGTCGACCCCACCGGCGCGAAGAGCGCGCTGCTCGGGGCGCTCGCCCTCCTGCTCGCGGCCGGCGAGGAGCTGACCGACGCGCTGGAGGTCGCGGTCGTCGCGGCAGGTCTCGCCGTGGGCGCTCCCGGAGGTCGGTCGAGCCTGCCCGACGGGGACGCGCTGCAGGCCGCGCTGGACGACTGA
- the ligD gene encoding non-homologous end-joining DNA ligase: MARSAAVEIEVSGREVRVSNPDKIYFPEPGITKRQVVEYYVGVAEPLLGVLRDRPTHLKRFVDGVTGEFFYQKRLAKGAPDYVETVQVRFPSGRGADVLCPTEPAVLAWAANLGTFDFHPWPVRRPQVDAPDELRIDLDPQPGTDFADAAVVAATLREVLADAGLVGWPKTSGGRGIHVTVPIRAEWDFVAVRRCVIAIGREVCRRLPDAATVDWWKEERGERVFLDYNQAARDRTIASAWSVRGTPRATVSFPLTWADLPDVEPDDFTVLTVPGLHAERGDAHAGLHDDPAGLETVLEWVERDQRDHGLGDQPYPPEYPKMPGEPKRVQPSKSRADTTGKQV; encoded by the coding sequence GTGGCGCGGTCGGCGGCGGTGGAAATCGAGGTCTCCGGACGCGAGGTCCGTGTGTCCAACCCCGACAAGATCTACTTCCCGGAGCCGGGGATCACGAAGCGCCAGGTGGTGGAGTACTACGTCGGCGTCGCGGAGCCGCTGCTCGGGGTGCTGCGCGACCGGCCGACCCACCTCAAGCGGTTCGTCGACGGCGTGACCGGCGAGTTCTTCTACCAGAAGCGTCTCGCCAAGGGCGCGCCCGACTACGTCGAGACGGTGCAGGTGCGCTTCCCCTCCGGGCGCGGCGCCGACGTCCTGTGCCCGACCGAGCCCGCGGTCCTCGCGTGGGCGGCCAACCTCGGCACGTTCGACTTCCACCCGTGGCCGGTGCGCCGGCCGCAGGTCGACGCGCCCGACGAGCTGCGCATCGACCTCGACCCGCAGCCGGGCACCGACTTCGCCGACGCGGCCGTCGTCGCCGCGACCCTGCGCGAGGTGCTCGCCGACGCCGGGCTCGTCGGCTGGCCGAAGACCTCCGGCGGGCGCGGGATCCACGTGACGGTCCCGATCCGGGCCGAGTGGGACTTCGTCGCGGTCCGCCGGTGCGTCATCGCGATCGGCCGCGAGGTCTGCCGGCGACTGCCCGACGCGGCGACCGTCGACTGGTGGAAGGAGGAGCGCGGCGAGCGCGTCTTCCTGGACTACAACCAGGCCGCCCGGGACCGGACCATCGCGTCCGCCTGGTCGGTGCGCGGGACGCCGCGGGCGACCGTCTCCTTCCCCCTGACCTGGGCCGACCTCCCCGACGTCGAGCCGGACGACTTCACCGTGCTCACCGTGCCGGGTCTCCACGCCGAGCGCGGCGACGCGCACGCGGGGCTGCACGACGACCCGGCCGGCCTCGAGACGGTGCTGGAGTGGGTCGAGCGCGACCAGCGCGACCACGGCCTCGGCGACCAGCCATACCCGCCGGAGTACCCCAAGATGCCCGGCGAGCCGAAGCGGGTGCAGCCGTCGAAGTCCCGCGCGGACACGACCGGCAAGCAGGTCTGA
- the msrB gene encoding peptide-methionine (R)-S-oxide reductase MsrB, which yields MSSAIGKPKVEKSDAEWREQLSPEEYQVLRRAGTERPFTGEYDEVFTEGVYHCRACDAELFRSDTKFASHCGWPSFYAPSADDNVILREDNAMGMRRVEVLCGTCHSHLGHVFHGEGYGTPTDDRYCMNSVSLRLEPKA from the coding sequence ATGAGCAGTGCGATCGGCAAGCCGAAGGTCGAGAAGTCCGACGCCGAGTGGCGGGAGCAGCTCTCGCCCGAGGAGTACCAGGTGCTGCGCCGGGCGGGCACCGAACGTCCCTTCACCGGGGAGTACGACGAGGTCTTCACCGAGGGCGTCTACCACTGCCGGGCGTGCGACGCGGAGCTCTTCCGCTCGGACACGAAGTTCGCGAGCCACTGCGGGTGGCCGTCGTTCTACGCCCCCTCCGCGGACGACAACGTGATCCTGCGCGAGGACAACGCCATGGGGATGCGGCGGGTCGAGGTGCTGTGCGGCACCTGCCACTCGCACCTCGGCCACGTCTTCCACGGCGAGGGCTACGGGACCCCCACCGACGACCGCTACTGCATGAACTCGGTCTCGCTCCGGCTCGAGCCGAAGGCCTGA
- a CDS encoding DUF2252 domain-containing protein: MTQHVETGPAETAQADLSALAIDDDEARTGFIVDTLTDAFADLMTASPAAFRSKFRKMAGDPFAFYRGSACLFYADVVRLDDPWADERTSRVWIQGDLHAENFGTYMDGDGALVFALNDFDEAYLGAFTWDLRRLVASVALLGWSKAFSDETVSALVTTYVRAYLAALRSFHGNAGELDHALRRSGTDGAVRAALQRSRESSREALLARITEIEGDDRVFRSGPGVRRLDDAERAEVVEAFGRYLDTIPADKRLPDVAYEVVDVVGRSGFGIGSAGLPAYNVLIEGFNEALDNDVVISMKQAVVAAPSRVVTDERVASAFVHHGQRTALSQRALQAHADRLLGWTELRGVGYVVSELSPYEADLDWDDVTEPADVDAVLRYLGHATARAHAVADRDAEDADLVGFQVEDAVLEVVSGREDEFVADLVGFAHAYARVVRDDHRRFVEAFRSDRIPGVSGTA; encoded by the coding sequence GTGACCCAGCACGTCGAGACCGGGCCCGCCGAGACCGCGCAGGCCGACCTGTCCGCCCTCGCCATCGACGACGACGAGGCCCGCACCGGGTTCATCGTCGACACCCTCACCGACGCCTTCGCCGACCTCATGACGGCGAGCCCCGCCGCGTTCCGCAGCAAGTTCCGGAAGATGGCGGGCGACCCGTTCGCCTTCTACCGCGGCAGCGCGTGCCTGTTCTACGCCGACGTGGTGCGGCTGGACGACCCGTGGGCCGACGAGCGGACGTCGCGGGTGTGGATCCAGGGCGACCTGCACGCCGAGAACTTCGGCACCTACATGGACGGCGACGGCGCGCTCGTCTTCGCCCTGAACGACTTCGACGAGGCCTACCTCGGGGCCTTCACCTGGGATCTGCGCCGGCTCGTGGCGAGCGTGGCGCTGCTGGGGTGGTCGAAGGCGTTCTCCGACGAGACGGTGTCGGCGCTCGTCACGACGTACGTGCGTGCCTACCTCGCGGCCCTGCGCTCCTTCCACGGCAACGCGGGCGAGCTGGACCACGCCCTACGCCGCTCCGGCACCGACGGTGCGGTCCGGGCGGCCCTGCAGCGATCCCGGGAGTCGAGCCGGGAGGCGCTCCTCGCCCGGATCACCGAGATCGAGGGCGACGACCGCGTCTTCCGGTCCGGCCCGGGCGTCCGGCGGCTCGACGACGCCGAGCGCGCGGAGGTGGTCGAGGCGTTCGGCCGCTACCTGGACACGATCCCGGCCGACAAGCGCCTGCCCGACGTCGCCTACGAGGTCGTCGACGTGGTCGGCCGCAGCGGCTTCGGGATCGGCAGCGCCGGCCTGCCCGCCTACAACGTGCTGATCGAGGGCTTCAACGAGGCGCTCGACAACGACGTCGTCATCAGCATGAAGCAGGCCGTGGTGGCGGCACCGAGTCGCGTGGTCACCGACGAGCGGGTCGCGTCGGCCTTCGTCCACCACGGCCAGCGCACCGCCCTGTCGCAGCGGGCCCTGCAGGCCCACGCGGACCGGCTGCTCGGCTGGACCGAGCTGCGCGGGGTCGGCTACGTCGTCTCCGAGCTCTCCCCGTACGAGGCCGACCTGGACTGGGACGACGTCACCGAGCCCGCCGACGTCGACGCCGTGCTCCGCTACCTCGGGCACGCCACCGCCCGCGCGCACGCGGTGGCCGACCGCGACGCCGAGGACGCCGATCTCGTCGGCTTCCAGGTGGAGGACGCGGTGCTGGAGGTCGTGTCGGGCCGTGAGGACGAGTTCGTCGCCGACCTGGTCGGGTTCGCGCACGCCTACGCGCGGGTGGTGCGCGACGACCACCGTCGGTTCGTCGAGGCGTTCCGGTCCGACCGCATCCCCGGCGTCAGCGGCACCGCCTGA